A genome region from Anastrepha obliqua isolate idAnaObli1 chromosome 4, idAnaObli1_1.0, whole genome shotgun sequence includes the following:
- the LOC129243975 gene encoding RNA polymerase II subunit A C-terminal domain phosphatase, whose protein sequence is MSAMADGNNESSGESGSVTAGSITIRAPAEHSIRINKWRVREGFPITSSQVILLYEITSSGNGSTASSTKTVAASVVSVDNTLHKLKANRVGVVKKRLYKEGQLVPRGATLLELAECAHTTVIKDMCADCGADLRQNENGNTSEASVPMVHSIPDLKVTQKLAQKLGHDDTRRLLQDRKLVLLVDLDQTVIHTTNDNVPNNIKGIYHFQLYGPHSPWYHTRLRPGTPLFLDRMSKFYELHICTFGARNYAHMIAQLLDPEGKYFSHRILSRDECFNATSKTDNLKALFPNGDSMVCIIDDREDVWNMASNLIQVKPYHFFQHTGDINAPPGLSKHELDGEGLDFKDLKNLTTDTNKADTTDGECKEKVAESESSDGISERSETDTECKRDDTIVDVVKNDTISNTEATTTVEPSINIAKNEIEVEAKDVASDTPDSNEKIISISDEKYESNSENAAVQMETEIETTPKIKLPSDPLQQIEIEDPDDYLMYLEEILKNIHSRFYAIYDETQEIPDLKIIVPKIRSEVLRGKTLVFSGLVPTNMQLEQSRAYFIAKSLGANVSQSIGLETTHLVAVNSGTFKVNAAKKNPKIKVVNASWLWTSAERWEHVDERLFPLDRKTKSRQRKPPAHCHSPEHVVNYSDKSEISPSSSAQQQQAKAPEKFIDTINPLLSFSNADLADMNKEFDQFFESDSSSEDEHVNIENPPVDKTLRKRRREEKEQDRTREFFTRASDLIIRSGTNEDADKSSEGEDNDDDDESPSAKFRRGEKLPSDIEMGTDSDDGSHGNEDSGDDGEWNMMGAALEREFLGLDD, encoded by the exons ATGAGTGCAATGGCGGATGGTAATAATGAATCAAGTGGCGAAAGTGGTAGCGTCACTGCCGGTAGCATTACAATAAGAGCACCAGCGGAGCACTCAATTCGAATCAATAAATGGCGCGTTCGCGAAGGTTTCCCCATAACATCCTCCCAAGTGATTTTGTTGTATGAAATCACAAGCAGCGGTAATGGCTCGACAGCTTCATCTACAAAAACTGTAGCGGCATCGGTAGTTTCAGTTGATAATACTTTACACAAATTGAAAGCGAATCGTGTAGGCGTGGTAAAGAAACGCTTGTACAAGGAGGGTCAGTTAGTACCGCGGGG AGCGACGCTTTTGGAATTGGCCGAGTGCGCCCATACGACAGTGATAAAAGACATGTGTGCTGATTGCGGTGCGGATTTGCGCCAAAACGAAAAT GGAAATACGTCGGAAGCATCTGTACCGATGGTGCACTCTATCCCTGATCTTAAAGTAACACAAAAGCTTGCACAAAAACTGGGCCATGATGATACACGCCGTTTGCTTCAAGACCGGAAACTAGTACTCCTGGTCGACTTAGATCAAACGGTGATACACACAACTAACGATAACGTTCCGAACAATATTAAAGGCATTTATCACTTTCAACTCTACGGGCCGCACTCTCCTTGGTACCACACTCGCCTGCGTCCCGGTACCCCGCTTTTTCTTGATCGAATGTCAAAGTTTTATGAACTACATATTTGCACTTTTGGCGCGCGCAATTACGCACACATGATTGCACAATTACTTGATCCGGaagggaaatatttttcacatcGTATTCTCTCCCGTGATGAATGTTTTAATGCTACAAGTAAAACTGATAATTTAAA AGCTCTTTTTCCTAATGGTGATTCTATGGTTTGCATAATTGACGATCGTGAAGATGTGTGGAATATGGCATCCAATTTAATTCAAGTCAAGCCCTATCACTTCTTCCAACATACAGGTGACATAAATGCACCACCTGGTTTATCCAAACATGAATTGGACGGCGAGGGTCTTGATTTTAAAG atttaaaaaaccTAACAACTGACACGAATAAGGCGGATACAACAGATGGAGAGTGCAAAGAAAAGGTTGCAGAATCAGAGTCCTCTGACGGTATTTCAGAGCGATCGGAAACGGACACAGAGTGTAAAAGAGACGATACTATTGTTGATGTCGTTAAAAACGATACTATATCCAATACAGAAGCGACAACAACCGTTGAACCATcaataaatattgcaaaaaatgaaATCGAAGTCGAAGCAAAAGATGTTGCTAGTGACACCCCCgattcgaatgaaaaaataatttcaatatctGACGAAAAATATGAAAGTAATTCTGAGAACGCGGCAGTACAAATGGAAACTGAAATAGAAACAACACCCAAAATAAAACTACCCTCTGATCCACTTCAACAAATTGAAATCGAAGATCCTGATGATTATCTTATGTATCTAgaagaaattcttaaaaatatacattcGCGTTTTTATGCTATTTATGATGAAACTCAGGAAATACCCGATTTGAAGATTATTGTTCCAAAAATTCGTTCCGAAGTATTACGTGGAAAGACTTTAGTGTTTTCGGGGCTAGTGCCCACGAATATGCAATTAGAGCAGTCCCGTGCTTATTTCATCGCGAAAAGTTTGGGTGCAAACGTGTCACAAAGTATTGGACtag aaaCGACACACCTTGTCGCCGTAAACTCTGGTACATTCAAGGTGAATGCTGCCAAAAAGAATCCGAAAATTAAGGTTGTCAATGCAAGCTGGTTATGGACATCTGCCGAACGCTGGGAGCATGTGGACGAGAGACTCTTTCCTTTGGATCGCAAAACCAAAAGTAGACAACGAAAGCCGCCCGCACATTGCCATAGTCCAGAGCATGTTGTTAATTACAGTGACAAGTCGGAGATATCACCGTCAAGTAGCGCACAGCAACAGCAGGCTAAAGCGCCTGAAAAATTTATAGACACAATCAATCCCCTATTGTCGTTTTCAAATGCAGATTTAGCAGATATGAATAAAGAGTTTGATCAGTTTTTTGAATCAGATTCATCCAGTGAGGATGAACACGTTAATATTG AAAATCCACCTGTAGACAAGACATTGCGTAAACGAAGACGTGAGGAAAAAGAACAAGATCGCACACGGGAATTCTTCACACGTGCATCGGATTTAATTATACGTTCAGGAACCAACGAGGATGCAGATAAGAGTTCAGAAGGGGAAGAcaatgatgacgatgatgagtCACCAAGTGCAAAATTTCGAAGAG gTGAGAAATTACCATCTGACATAGAAATGGGGACAGATTCTGATGATGGGAGTCATGGCAATGAAGATAGTGGGGATGATGGCGAATGGAATATGATGGGTGCTGCGCTGGAACGTGAATTTCTTGGACTAGATGATTag